The following proteins are encoded in a genomic region of Chloracidobacterium sp.:
- a CDS encoding DNA-3-methyladenine glycosylase I, with protein MQVERCHWAKNEINIPYHDTEWGVPLHDDRALFEFIVLEGAQAGLSWDTILRKREAYRSAFDNFDPVKVARYTETRIGRLLQNKGIIRNRLKINAAVTNAKAFLAIQDKFDSFDRYIWEFVGRKPIVNSWKNAADVPATSALSDIISKDLKNRGFKFVGSTIIYAHMQATGMVNDHLVSCFRYEECQGRKS; from the coding sequence ATGCAAGTTGAACGATGCCATTGGGCTAAGAACGAGATCAACATTCCCTATCACGATACCGAATGGGGCGTGCCGCTCCACGACGACCGAGCTTTGTTCGAGTTCATCGTGCTCGAAGGTGCGCAGGCAGGGCTGAGCTGGGACACCATCCTGCGAAAACGCGAAGCATACCGCAGTGCCTTCGATAATTTCGATCCGGTAAAGGTCGCCCGTTATACCGAAACGAGGATCGGGCGGCTCCTTCAAAACAAAGGCATTATCCGCAATCGCTTAAAGATCAATGCCGCCGTTACGAACGCAAAGGCTTTCTTGGCGATTCAAGACAAGTTCGACTCTTTCGATCGGTATATTTGGGAATTCGTCGGTCGCAAGCCTATCGTCAATTCCTGGAAGAACGCAGCAGATGTTCCGGCAACAAGTGCGTTGTCCGATATCATCAGCAAAGATCTCAAGAACCGAGGATTCAAGTTTGTCGGCTCGACCATAATCTATGCTCATATGCAGGCAACGGGAATGGTGAACGATCATTTGGTATCCTGTTTTAGATATGAGGAATGTCAGGGCCGAAAGTCATAA
- a CDS encoding 3-hydroxyacyl-CoA dehydrogenase/enoyl-CoA hydratase family protein gives MPIRKAAVLGAGTMGAAIAAHLTNAGVPALLLDIAPKGDAAGDNDLIVKSLFEAAKKLKPAPFMLAGNAKLITLGNFTDDLEKIKDCDLVIEAVVEDLDIKHKLFAEVEKYRGPNAVVASNTSGLPIDSIAEPFSDEFKEHFIGVHFFNPPRYMKLVEVIRGSHTRADVADKVSDFLDKRLGKGVVAAKDRPNFIANRIGVFGMMATIHEMIAMGFTPTEVDQMTGKAIGHASSATFRTSDLVGLDVTAHVTDNLYPAVPDDEDRDVFRLPEIIRTLLDKNILGDKTGGGFFKKSKDAEGNRVILELDLQTFEYKPQAKAQFASLDAAKQIDDQAKRVKQLVWGEDRVGEFLWKTTSRISRYAANRIPEIADTVVEIDNAIKWGFGWTIGVFEAWDAIGLERSVERMRHEGQAVPANIEQMLASGARSFYKDENGEHFFYDLVAGEYRPVPPRPGVLILKDVKERNGVIKTNPGASLIDLGDGVACLEFHSKMNSLGTDTVAMMNFAIDEVERNFKGLVVGNQGGTFSVGANLMMLLLAAQEEEWDDINMMVRALQNAVMRLRYSSRPVVTAPFGMTFGGGCEITLHGNKVRAAAETYIGLVEVGVGVIPAGGGTKEMTMRASDAWAKVPDADPVAFLKRTFETIGMGKVATSAQEARELGFLRDSDAISMNGDRLIQDAKQEVLNMDAAGFVAPIERTDVTVFGEAAEAAMKLALHMMRQGGFISDHDRLIGTKLAHVMSGGTINHKAQVSERYLLDLEREAFLSLCGERKTQERIAAMLKTGKALRN, from the coding sequence ATGCCGATCCGCAAGGCGGCAGTGCTTGGAGCGGGCACGATGGGTGCGGCGATCGCCGCGCACCTGACGAACGCAGGCGTGCCGGCCTTGCTTCTCGACATCGCTCCGAAGGGCGACGCCGCGGGCGACAACGATCTGATCGTCAAGTCGCTTTTCGAGGCGGCGAAGAAGCTGAAACCGGCGCCGTTTATGCTTGCAGGCAACGCAAAGCTGATCACGCTCGGCAATTTCACCGATGATCTTGAAAAGATCAAGGACTGCGACCTTGTGATCGAGGCTGTAGTAGAGGATCTTGATATAAAGCACAAACTCTTCGCCGAGGTCGAGAAGTATCGCGGTCCGAACGCCGTTGTCGCATCGAACACCAGCGGGCTGCCGATAGACTCGATCGCAGAACCGTTCTCCGATGAGTTCAAGGAGCACTTCATCGGCGTCCATTTCTTCAATCCGCCGCGTTATATGAAGCTTGTTGAGGTCATTCGCGGCTCACACACGCGGGCGGATGTCGCCGATAAGGTCTCTGACTTCCTTGATAAGCGCCTTGGCAAGGGCGTTGTGGCGGCAAAGGACAGGCCGAATTTTATCGCTAATCGGATCGGCGTTTTCGGAATGATGGCGACCATTCACGAAATGATCGCGATGGGCTTTACACCGACCGAGGTCGATCAAATGACAGGAAAAGCTATCGGCCATGCGTCCTCAGCAACATTCCGCACAAGCGACCTCGTCGGGCTGGATGTTACCGCACACGTTACCGATAATCTGTATCCTGCGGTGCCTGATGATGAGGATCGCGATGTTTTTCGTCTGCCCGAGATCATCCGAACGCTGCTCGATAAGAATATCCTCGGCGACAAGACCGGCGGCGGCTTCTTCAAAAAGTCTAAGGACGCGGAAGGCAACCGCGTCATCCTGGAACTCGACCTTCAAACCTTTGAATACAAGCCGCAGGCGAAGGCACAGTTCGCGTCGCTCGATGCTGCAAAACAGATCGACGATCAGGCAAAGCGTGTAAAACAGCTCGTTTGGGGTGAAGATCGCGTCGGCGAATTCCTTTGGAAAACTACCTCGCGGATCTCACGATATGCGGCGAACCGCATCCCTGAGATCGCCGATACGGTTGTCGAGATCGACAATGCCATCAAGTGGGGCTTTGGCTGGACGATCGGCGTTTTCGAGGCTTGGGATGCCATCGGCTTGGAACGATCGGTCGAAAGAATGCGGCATGAAGGCCAAGCCGTACCGGCAAATATCGAGCAAATGCTGGCCTCCGGAGCGAGATCATTCTACAAGGACGAGAATGGGGAGCATTTCTTTTACGACCTTGTTGCAGGCGAATACCGGCCGGTTCCGCCGAGACCGGGCGTTCTCATTCTAAAAGATGTTAAGGAGCGCAACGGCGTTATAAAGACGAACCCCGGAGCTTCGCTGATCGATCTTGGTGACGGAGTGGCGTGCCTCGAATTTCACTCGAAGATGAACTCGCTCGGCACCGACACCGTCGCGATGATGAATTTTGCGATCGATGAGGTCGAACGCAACTTCAAAGGCCTCGTCGTCGGCAACCAAGGCGGCACTTTCTCGGTCGGTGCGAACTTGATGATGCTTCTCTTAGCGGCCCAGGAAGAGGAGTGGGACGACATCAATATGATGGTGCGTGCGCTGCAGAATGCGGTAATGCGGCTGCGGTATTCCTCAAGGCCGGTCGTGACAGCTCCGTTCGGAATGACATTCGGCGGCGGCTGTGAGATAACGCTGCACGGAAATAAGGTTCGTGCGGCCGCTGAAACATATATCGGCCTCGTCGAGGTCGGCGTCGGCGTAATTCCCGCGGGCGGCGGCACAAAGGAGATGACGATGCGCGCCTCCGATGCGTGGGCAAAGGTTCCCGATGCTGACCCTGTCGCATTCCTCAAAAGGACCTTTGAAACTATCGGCATGGGCAAGGTCGCAACATCGGCGCAAGAGGCACGCGAACTCGGATTTCTTCGCGACAGTGATGCCATCTCGATGAACGGCGACCGCCTCATTCAAGATGCCAAGCAGGAAGTCCTCAATATGGACGCCGCGGGTTTTGTCGCACCTATCGAACGCACTGATGTCACGGTATTTGGCGAGGCGGCCGAAGCGGCGATGAAGCTTGCCTTGCACATGATGAGACAGGGCGGATTTATCTCCGACCATGACAGGCTCATCGGCACAAAACTCGCACACGTTATGTCGGGCGGAACGATCAACCACAAAGCACAGGTCTCGGAGCGTTACCTTCTCGATCTGGAACGCGAGGCTTTCCTCTCGCTCTGCGGCGAGCGCAAGACACAGGAACGCATCGCCGCGATGCTAAAGACCGGAAAAGCACTCCGCAACTGA
- a CDS encoding zf-TFIIB domain-containing protein produces MTVVALNCPNCGAGALSDATRCDFCGSRLKTTACTSCLSLMFVGSKYCSHCGNAVVDIEAGANIPVGKCPRCRSALTPLAIENTLLSECQRCGGFWSSADTFEDICAEKERRASVLRSIQERSFPKSDVPVKYVPCPVCGQLMNRNNFARSSGVILDICKEHGVWFDAEELPAIITFVRQGGLDRARENEKIALNEQKRDLIEMQNRIARQDARFAQGNYDAGEPLTDMVRGFVKLLFR; encoded by the coding sequence GTGACCGTAGTTGCCCTAAACTGTCCGAATTGTGGTGCCGGAGCACTTAGCGATGCGACCCGCTGTGATTTTTGCGGTTCGCGCCTCAAGACGACCGCGTGTACGTCCTGCCTTTCGCTGATGTTCGTCGGCAGCAAGTATTGCTCGCATTGCGGCAATGCTGTCGTTGATATCGAAGCCGGTGCGAATATTCCCGTCGGCAAGTGTCCGCGATGCCGCTCGGCGTTGACGCCTCTTGCGATAGAGAACACTTTATTGTCCGAGTGTCAGCGATGCGGCGGTTTCTGGTCTAGTGCGGACACCTTTGAGGATATCTGTGCCGAAAAGGAGCGCCGGGCGAGCGTGCTGCGATCGATACAGGAACGCTCATTTCCGAAATCCGACGTTCCTGTCAAATACGTTCCGTGCCCTGTTTGCGGGCAGTTGATGAACCGAAACAACTTCGCACGCAGCTCAGGGGTCATTCTTGATATTTGCAAAGAACACGGTGTGTGGTTCGACGCTGAAGAGCTGCCTGCGATAATAACCTTTGTAAGGCAGGGCGGCTTGGACCGTGCTCGTGAGAATGAGAAGATCGCACTGAATGAACAGAAACGCGACCTGATCGAAATGCAGAACAGGATCGCGCGTCAGGACGCTCGCTTCGCACAGGGAAACTACGATGCCGGCGAGCCGCTTACTGACATGGTACGCGGCTTTGTAAAGCTTTTGTTCCGCTAG
- a CDS encoding aminoacyl-tRNA deacylase: protein MSASHPVTPATRYLAEHGVEFTPHLYQYVEHGGTSESSRQLGLDEHAIVKTLVFETSEKRPLLVLMHGDRKVSTKTLARHLGVRSVQPVTAERATKLTGYVFGGTSPFGTATKLPIYAERSIFDLDRIYINGGKRGFLAEMDPSSLRSALEVHLIEAAI, encoded by the coding sequence ATGTCGGCCAGTCATCCGGTAACACCGGCAACACGATATTTGGCAGAGCACGGGGTCGAATTCACCCCGCATCTCTATCAATATGTCGAGCACGGCGGCACAAGCGAATCGTCGCGGCAGCTCGGGTTGGATGAGCACGCTATCGTCAAAACGCTGGTTTTCGAAACAAGCGAAAAGCGGCCGCTGCTCGTCCTTATGCACGGTGACCGCAAGGTCTCGACAAAGACGTTGGCGCGGCATCTCGGCGTAAGGTCGGTCCAGCCGGTGACGGCTGAACGGGCAACAAAGCTCACGGGCTATGTGTTCGGCGGGACGTCGCCGTTCGGCACCGCGACGAAATTGCCGATCTATGCCGAACGGTCGATCTTCGACCTTGATCGTATCTATATCAACGGCGGCAAGCGCGGCTTTCTGGCCGAGATGGACCCGAGCTCGCTACGATCTGCTTTAGAAGTACATCTGATCGAGGCTGCAATATGA